One segment of Methanolinea mesophila DNA contains the following:
- a CDS encoding thiamine pyrophosphate-dependent enzyme: protein MADETYITDAKNTWCPGCGNFSIEFALKNVLAGMEKDGIPREKIVLVSGIGCHAKIADYLKINSFYSIHGRTFPVATGIKIANPDLHVICCAGDGDAYAEGLDHLVFAAKRNVDITAIIHDNRVYGLTTGQYTPTSYMGFRGKSTPLGSFEEPFNPMELMLCSGATYIARGYTKKMDSLQRVIREGIDHRGFSFVEVLQICATYNNMTEYYTPRVYDLEAHDPADFERACGKIREWDYNHDGRIGLGVFYRAAKPTFGENMREKEPVNGKDRQSAIARILESKS, encoded by the coding sequence ATGGCTGACGAGACCTATATCACCGACGCGAAGAACACCTGGTGCCCCGGGTGCGGGAACTTTTCCATCGAGTTTGCATTGAAAAATGTCCTCGCAGGGATGGAAAAGGACGGGATCCCGAGGGAAAAGATCGTCCTGGTGAGCGGTATCGGCTGCCACGCCAAGATTGCCGACTACCTGAAGATCAACAGTTTCTATTCCATCCACGGGCGGACATTCCCGGTGGCTACAGGGATCAAGATTGCAAACCCGGACCTGCACGTCATCTGCTGTGCAGGGGACGGGGACGCGTATGCCGAGGGGCTCGATCACCTGGTCTTCGCCGCGAAACGCAACGTGGATATCACCGCGATTATCCACGACAACCGGGTGTACGGTCTGACCACCGGACAGTATACTCCCACGTCGTACATGGGCTTCCGGGGGAAATCAACGCCTCTCGGGAGTTTCGAGGAGCCGTTCAATCCCATGGAGCTCATGCTCTGCAGCGGGGCGACGTACATCGCCAGGGGATACACGAAGAAGATGGACTCCCTGCAGCGGGTGATCCGGGAAGGGATCGATCACCGCGGGTTCTCGTTCGTCGAAGTGCTCCAGATATGCGCAACCTACAACAATATGACCGAATATTACACACCCCGGGTCTACGACCTCGAAGCGCACGACCCTGCCGATTTCGAGCGGGCATGCGGGAAGATACGGGAATGGGACTATAACCACGATGGACGGATCGGGCTCGGGGTCTTCTACAGGGCAGCGAAACCCACCTTCGGGGAGAACATGAGGGAAAAGGAGCCTGTGAACGGGAAAGACCGGCAGTCCGCGATCGCGAGGATCCTGGAGTCGAAATCATGA
- a CDS encoding Glu/Leu/Phe/Val family dehydrogenase gives MSDEPNLFETVKKHICTCSLDLQLTPNVEALLKLPMRELHVSVPVRMDDGTIQAFKGFRVQYNDALGPTKGGIRYHSRQNIDTVRGLAALMTWKCALHNLPLGGAKGGVICDPKKLSRKELEMLSRAYIQAICQIIGPDRDIPAPDMYTDQDVMAWMMDQYSLFAGRTTFGVITGKPLSLQGSEGRLDATARGGWHVVGALARDRGLDLKGATVAVQGFGNVGSFAAVLGQELHGCRIVAVSDSSGGIFNAGGLDTRAVLAYKEKTGSVRDFPGSKNITNKELLELGVDILIPAAMEGVINQGNMDRIKAKVVAEFANGPVDNEADEHLRRQGIIVLPDFLCNAGGVIVSYFEMVQNTNLDHWDEQEIHERLEKKMIEAYNAVRDLVASDNVPWRQAAYAIAVSRVVSAMRLRGWV, from the coding sequence ATGAGCGACGAGCCGAACCTTTTCGAAACGGTCAAGAAGCACATCTGCACCTGTTCTCTCGATCTCCAGCTGACTCCAAATGTCGAGGCGCTCCTGAAGCTCCCCATGCGGGAACTGCACGTATCGGTCCCCGTGCGGATGGACGACGGGACGATACAGGCGTTCAAGGGGTTCCGGGTGCAGTATAACGACGCGCTCGGCCCCACCAAGGGAGGGATTCGGTACCATTCCCGCCAGAATATCGACACCGTCCGCGGGCTCGCCGCCCTGATGACCTGGAAGTGCGCGCTCCATAACCTCCCCCTCGGCGGGGCGAAGGGAGGGGTCATCTGCGACCCGAAAAAACTCTCCAGGAAGGAACTGGAAATGCTTTCGCGTGCGTATATCCAGGCGATCTGCCAGATCATCGGCCCTGACCGGGATATACCTGCGCCTGACATGTATACCGACCAGGACGTCATGGCCTGGATGATGGACCAGTATTCCCTCTTCGCCGGCCGGACCACGTTCGGTGTCATCACCGGAAAACCCCTCTCCCTCCAGGGGTCGGAGGGAAGGCTTGACGCCACTGCCAGAGGGGGGTGGCACGTCGTCGGGGCACTTGCAAGGGACCGCGGGCTGGACCTTAAAGGTGCAACGGTCGCGGTCCAGGGATTCGGGAATGTGGGCTCTTTTGCCGCCGTCCTGGGCCAGGAACTCCACGGGTGCAGGATCGTGGCGGTGAGCGATAGCAGCGGGGGTATTTTCAACGCGGGCGGGCTTGATACCAGGGCTGTCCTTGCTTATAAGGAAAAGACCGGTTCGGTGAGGGATTTCCCCGGATCGAAGAATATCACCAACAAGGAACTCCTCGAGCTCGGGGTGGACATCCTCATCCCCGCCGCAATGGAAGGGGTGATCAACCAGGGGAACATGGACCGGATCAAGGCGAAGGTCGTTGCCGAGTTTGCGAACGGCCCGGTGGACAACGAGGCCGACGAGCACCTGAGACGACAGGGCATCATCGTCCTTCCCGATTTCCTGTGCAATGCCGGCGGGGTAATAGTTTCATATTTCGAGATGGTCCAGAACACAAACCTGGACCACTGGGACGAGCAGGAGATCCATGAGAGGCTTGAAAAGAAGATGATTGAAGCCTACAATGCCGTGAGGGATCTGGTCGCCTCGGATAATGTCCCCTGGCGACAGGCGGCGTATGCCATCGCCGTGAGCCGTGTCGTCTCGGCCATGCGGCTCCGCGGCTGGGTGTGA
- a CDS encoding DUF2179 domain-containing protein, translating into MEFSVSGDIFAWVILPALIFSARVADVSLGTIRVIFISKGLKYIAPVIGFFEVIIWLLAIGQVMQNLTNVASYVAYGAGFATGTLMGMLVEERLSLGTVIIRVITRVDSAELVAKLRGRNYGVTEVDAVGSTGEVKVLLTVVRRQDAGEVIALIKQFNPHAFYSIEEVKSVREGVFPEHHGWVMFRDPWGFFRKGK; encoded by the coding sequence GTGGAATTCTCGGTCTCGGGTGATATTTTCGCATGGGTGATACTCCCCGCGCTGATCTTCTCGGCAAGGGTCGCCGATGTCAGCCTGGGGACGATCAGGGTCATCTTCATCTCCAAGGGCCTGAAGTACATCGCGCCGGTGATCGGCTTTTTCGAGGTGATCATCTGGCTCCTTGCCATCGGGCAGGTGATGCAGAACCTCACCAATGTCGCGTCCTATGTCGCGTACGGTGCAGGGTTCGCCACGGGCACGCTCATGGGGATGCTTGTCGAGGAGCGGCTTTCCCTGGGGACGGTGATAATCCGGGTAATCACCCGGGTAGATTCCGCCGAGCTGGTCGCGAAGCTCCGGGGGAGGAATTACGGGGTCACCGAGGTCGATGCCGTAGGTTCGACCGGGGAAGTGAAGGTGCTCCTGACCGTGGTCAGGAGGCAGGACGCGGGGGAGGTAATCGCACTGATCAAACAGTTCAATCCCCACGCGTTTTATTCCATCGAAGAGGTGAAATCGGTCAGGGAGGGGGTGTTCCCTGAGCACCACGGCTGGGTGATGTTCCGGGATCCCTGGGGTTTTTTCAGGAAAGGAAAGTGA
- a CDS encoding KamA family radical SAM protein, producing MKPDEQQLFGEGCKKTPARGSGNPQYITSLDRVGGLPPPLKESLADVTKKFSFRANEYYLSLIDWNDPEDPIRKIIIPDSRELEDWGALDASGEKTYTVAPGVQHKYPQTALVLAVDVCGGVCRFCFRKRLFMRHEDEIARDLSQGMSYIGHHPEITNVLLTGGDPLILSTPRLEAIISRIREIDHVKIIRIGSKIPAFNPFRITNDPTLPAMIRNYSTPEKKIYLMAHFDHPRELTPEAIRGMELMREAGAIIVNQTPLTRGINSDPEVLADLFRKLSFIGIPPYYVFQCRPTLGNRHFELPVEEAYEIFERARTACSGLAKRARFVMSHASGKIEVVGKTEGAVYFKYHQAADPADRGRFMVYRSNPDAYWFDDYTEMIDDCGLAGGEGEDFPFNSRGPGVPDDSSVTG from the coding sequence ATGAAACCTGATGAACAGCAGCTATTCGGAGAAGGTTGCAAAAAAACCCCGGCCCGGGGCAGCGGGAATCCGCAGTACATCACCTCGCTCGACAGGGTCGGAGGGCTCCCGCCTCCCCTGAAAGAATCCCTCGCGGATGTGACGAAGAAATTCTCGTTCCGGGCCAACGAGTATTACCTGTCCCTGATCGACTGGAACGACCCGGAAGATCCCATCCGGAAGATCATTATCCCCGATTCGCGGGAACTCGAGGACTGGGGAGCCCTCGATGCATCCGGCGAAAAGACCTACACGGTGGCACCGGGGGTCCAGCACAAGTACCCGCAGACTGCGCTGGTCCTCGCCGTCGACGTGTGCGGCGGGGTCTGCCGTTTCTGCTTCAGAAAACGGCTTTTTATGCGGCATGAAGACGAGATCGCACGTGACCTCTCGCAGGGGATGTCCTATATCGGGCACCATCCCGAGATCACCAACGTCCTGCTCACCGGGGGTGACCCGCTCATCCTTTCCACTCCGCGGCTTGAGGCGATAATCTCCCGCATCAGGGAGATCGATCACGTGAAGATCATCCGCATCGGGAGCAAGATCCCTGCGTTCAACCCGTTCAGGATAACGAACGATCCCACGCTTCCCGCCATGATACGGAACTACAGCACCCCGGAGAAGAAGATCTACCTTATGGCGCATTTCGACCACCCCCGGGAGCTTACCCCCGAGGCTATCCGCGGCATGGAACTGATGCGGGAGGCGGGAGCGATAATCGTGAACCAGACCCCGCTCACCCGGGGAATCAACAGCGATCCGGAGGTCCTTGCAGATCTCTTCAGGAAACTCTCTTTCATCGGGATCCCCCCCTACTATGTGTTCCAGTGCCGCCCGACGCTCGGGAACCGGCACTTCGAACTCCCGGTCGAGGAAGCATACGAGATATTCGAACGGGCACGCACGGCCTGCTCCGGCCTTGCGAAGAGAGCCCGTTTCGTCATGTCGCACGCCTCGGGCAAGATCGAGGTGGTGGGAAAGACCGAGGGAGCAGTGTATTTCAAGTACCACCAGGCGGCCGACCCTGCCGACCGGGGTCGGTTCATGGTCTACCGGAGCAACCCGGACGCGTACTGGTTCGACGATTATACCGAGATGATCGACGATTGCGGTCTTGCGGGCGGAGAAGGGGAGGATTTTCCCTTCAATTCCCGGGGGCCGGGAGTCCCGGACGACTCCAGCGTCACCGGGTGA
- the bcp gene encoding thioredoxin-dependent thiol peroxidase yields MSDEKSDPLAGMPAPGFCLPSADAKEVCLDSFRGKWVVVYFYPKDNTMGCTLEAKGFTDEFDEFARLDAVILGISPDTEESHRKFIGKHDLRITLLSDTGHEVLEAYGVWKKKKMMGREFDGVERSTFLIDPRGNVASAWRKVRVAGHVAEVRETLEKMAGRPGT; encoded by the coding sequence ATGAGTGACGAAAAGAGTGACCCCCTCGCGGGCATGCCCGCTCCAGGGTTCTGCCTCCCCTCGGCAGATGCGAAGGAGGTCTGCCTGGACTCGTTCCGGGGAAAGTGGGTGGTCGTATACTTTTACCCGAAGGACAATACCATGGGCTGCACCCTGGAAGCGAAGGGATTTACCGACGAGTTCGATGAATTTGCCCGGCTTGACGCGGTGATCCTTGGGATAAGCCCGGACACTGAGGAGAGCCACCGGAAATTCATCGGGAAGCATGATCTCCGTATCACCCTGCTCTCTGACACCGGACACGAGGTACTCGAGGCGTACGGAGTATGGAAGAAGAAAAAGATGATGGGCCGCGAGTTCGATGGCGTCGAGCGGAGCACGTTCCTCATCGATCCACGGGGAAACGTGGCGTCGGCCTGGAGGAAGGTCAGGGTTGCGGGACATGTGGCCGAGGTCCGGGAAACCCTGGAAAAGATGGCGGGACGGCCTGGTACGTGA
- a CDS encoding DUF488 domain-containing protein produces the protein MTIQAAENVPDPGDRSPRDDGLPEDPAVFTIGHSTHTLEEFIGILKEAGISLVIDVRTVPRSRHNPWFNREDLAQALRDSGIGYVHCAGLGGFRHPVPLQESVNKGWKHEAFRAYADYMQTDGFWASLHEAMDLARSGKVALMCAEAVPWHCHRSLIADALTISGVRVVHILDAGTRMAHHLTPFARVAGGRISYPKDPGQETLGRFIEEDNAK, from the coding sequence ATGACGATCCAGGCCGCTGAAAACGTCCCGGACCCGGGAGATCGTTCCCCACGCGATGACGGACTTCCGGAAGATCCCGCGGTGTTTACTATAGGCCACTCGACACATACGCTCGAAGAGTTCATCGGGATCCTGAAAGAAGCGGGGATCTCACTGGTCATCGACGTGAGGACCGTCCCCCGCTCGAGGCACAACCCCTGGTTCAACCGGGAGGATCTCGCCCAGGCTCTCAGGGACTCCGGGATAGGGTACGTCCACTGCGCCGGGCTCGGGGGGTTCCGCCACCCGGTCCCGTTGCAGGAATCGGTCAACAAAGGGTGGAAACATGAAGCGTTCCGTGCATATGCCGATTACATGCAGACCGACGGGTTCTGGGCAAGCCTGCATGAGGCGATGGATCTCGCCCGTTCGGGGAAGGTGGCGCTGATGTGCGCCGAGGCGGTCCCCTGGCACTGCCACCGCTCGCTGATAGCGGATGCCCTCACGATATCGGGAGTGAGGGTCGTGCACATCCTCGATGCGGGAACGAGGATGGCGCACCATTTGACCCCCTTCGCCCGGGTGGCAGGGGGCAGGATTAGCTATCCGAAGGACCCCGGGCAGGAGACCCTCGGCCGGTTTATCGAAGAGGACAACGCGAAATAA
- a CDS encoding SOS response-associated peptidase — protein MCGRFTITLTVGLGERFLVHLDRDPAPQYNIAPSETAPVIFFSAERGVRELRMMQWGLVPSWVKDPATSRRPINARAETLLTQPLFRSATLHRRCLVPATGFLEWRNEGRGKVPFYIRRKDGQLMAFAGLYEVRQCDSPEPLSTFTIVTTPPNPLVARYHDRMPAILLPGFEQRWIEPGSPGEEDLGEILTPYPEDLLIAYQVSGAVNAPQNKDPAVLTPAGDRKLPF, from the coding sequence ATGTGCGGCAGGTTCACCATCACCCTCACCGTCGGCCTCGGCGAGAGATTCTTGGTGCACCTTGACAGGGATCCTGCACCGCAGTACAACATCGCCCCCTCGGAGACGGCTCCGGTGATCTTTTTTTCCGCGGAAAGAGGTGTAAGGGAATTACGGATGATGCAGTGGGGACTCGTCCCCTCCTGGGTAAAGGACCCTGCGACCTCCCGCCGTCCCATCAATGCACGGGCCGAAACCCTGCTCACCCAGCCGCTCTTCCGTTCCGCCACCCTCCACCGGCGGTGCCTCGTCCCGGCCACCGGGTTCCTCGAGTGGCGGAATGAAGGCCGGGGAAAGGTCCCGTTCTATATACGCCGGAAGGATGGACAGCTAATGGCATTTGCAGGACTTTACGAGGTCCGCCAGTGCGATTCGCCGGAACCGCTCAGTACCTTCACCATCGTGACTACCCCGCCGAACCCCCTCGTGGCGCGGTACCATGACCGCATGCCTGCGATTCTTCTTCCAGGATTCGAGCAAAGGTGGATCGAACCCGGGAGCCCGGGGGAAGAGGATCTTGGGGAAATTCTCACCCCCTACCCGGAAGACCTTCTGATAGCTTACCAGGTGTCGGGCGCGGTAAACGCTCCACAGAACAAGGACCCCGCGGTCCTTACCCCCGCAGGAGACCGGAAACTGCCGTTTTAG
- a CDS encoding HAD family hydrolase, giving the protein MCQKPIKALIFDVDNTLFDLVGAKRKACHAISASLRRRDGARIYSYFTRRVREYEDPENLRDYLLDSGLYTEEGYRECCRIYRREKMRHIVAYPGVALTLSRLRSRGYPTALVTDAHHEDACERLGISGLAPYFDHIVTCDHTGKKKPDPAPFLLALDLLGTRAPETLLVGDSPRRDIEPGHRLGLITAYARYGDYSPAPGNGGAHHVLMTFDDLLDLVGADGEDRGEI; this is encoded by the coding sequence ATGTGTCAAAAACCTATCAAGGCTCTAATATTCGACGTGGACAACACCCTGTTCGACCTCGTGGGGGCGAAGAGGAAGGCATGCCACGCGATCTCCGCGAGCCTGCGGAGGAGGGACGGAGCCCGGATCTATTCCTATTTTACGAGAAGGGTCCGGGAGTACGAAGACCCCGAGAACCTCCGGGACTACCTCCTCGACTCCGGGCTGTACACCGAAGAGGGCTACCGGGAATGCTGCCGGATTTACCGGCGAGAGAAGATGCGCCATATCGTCGCGTACCCGGGAGTCGCCCTGACCCTCTCCCGCCTCCGCAGCCGCGGATATCCCACCGCCCTGGTGACGGACGCTCACCACGAGGACGCCTGCGAACGTCTCGGCATCTCGGGGCTCGCCCCCTATTTCGACCACATCGTCACCTGCGACCACACGGGAAAAAAGAAGCCGGACCCTGCACCGTTTCTCCTCGCGCTGGACCTGCTCGGAACACGGGCGCCGGAGACCCTCCTGGTGGGGGACAGCCCCCGCCGGGACATCGAGCCCGGGCACCGGCTCGGCCTGATCACCGCCTACGCCAGGTACGGGGACTATTCCCCCGCTCCGGGAAACGGCGGTGCGCATCACGTCCTCATGACGTTCGACGATCTCCTCGACCTGGTCGGGGCGGACGGAGAGGACCGGGGGGAAATCTGA
- a CDS encoding MBL fold metallo-hydrolase, which yields MILRQITSPGLAHNSYFLGSQGMAIVIDPRRDCEVFLELAREHDMRITHIFETHRNEDYVIGSLELAARCGAAIFHGKATEFAYGTAVSDGDEFAVGSLRCRVLETPGHTMEHIAVAVTDTEVSALPFLVFSGDALFAGDVGRTDFFGQENRARVSGMLYDSIHEKILPLGDGVIMCPAHGAGSVCGAEIADHQFSTIGYEKATNPLLKMDRQHFIGYKVAEHHYMPPYFGEMERLNQFGPPVKGHVPDLVPMEIGQVKNLMANGVQILDIRAPTSFAGGHIPGSISIWREGISAYAGYFLDYHTPIVLVADFDLGLGQVAEFLFRMGYDNLEGYLAGGFPAWFKAGERTAQSGAWTVQKLSSVLSENRDLFLLDVRDINNREDVGYIPGSAHIYAGELPDRACEVPKDRLVVVYCDAGYKGSLGASILSRLGYPSVVNLLGGMGAWIKAGYPVAGKNTGK from the coding sequence ATGATCCTACGGCAGATAACCTCCCCTGGCCTTGCCCACAACTCCTACTTCCTGGGCTCGCAGGGAATGGCCATAGTAATAGACCCCAGGAGGGATTGCGAGGTCTTTTTGGAACTTGCGAGGGAGCACGATATGAGGATCACTCATATCTTCGAGACGCACAGGAACGAGGACTACGTCATCGGCTCGCTCGAGCTTGCCGCCCGGTGCGGTGCGGCGATCTTCCACGGGAAGGCGACAGAGTTTGCCTACGGGACCGCGGTCAGTGACGGAGACGAGTTCGCGGTCGGGAGCCTCCGGTGCAGGGTGCTCGAGACCCCCGGGCACACCATGGAGCACATCGCAGTGGCGGTCACCGATACGGAAGTCTCGGCTCTCCCCTTCCTTGTGTTTTCCGGAGACGCCCTTTTCGCCGGGGACGTGGGGAGGACCGATTTCTTCGGGCAGGAGAACAGGGCCCGGGTATCGGGGATGCTCTACGACAGCATCCACGAAAAGATCCTTCCGCTCGGTGACGGGGTCATCATGTGCCCGGCGCACGGTGCAGGGTCGGTGTGCGGTGCGGAGATCGCGGACCACCAGTTCTCCACCATCGGGTACGAAAAAGCGACCAATCCACTGCTGAAGATGGACAGGCAGCATTTTATCGGTTACAAGGTCGCGGAACATCACTATATGCCCCCTTACTTCGGGGAGATGGAGCGCCTCAACCAGTTCGGTCCTCCCGTAAAAGGTCATGTCCCCGACCTCGTCCCCATGGAGATCGGGCAGGTGAAGAACCTGATGGCGAACGGGGTACAGATCCTCGATATCCGGGCTCCGACCTCGTTCGCCGGGGGGCATATCCCGGGGAGCATCTCGATCTGGCGGGAGGGAATCTCCGCGTATGCCGGTTATTTCCTGGACTACCATACTCCCATCGTCCTGGTAGCTGACTTCGACCTGGGTCTGGGGCAGGTCGCCGAGTTCCTCTTCAGGATGGGATACGACAACCTGGAGGGATACCTTGCCGGAGGGTTCCCCGCGTGGTTCAAGGCCGGTGAGCGAACCGCCCAGTCAGGAGCATGGACTGTCCAGAAGTTGTCCTCCGTCCTTTCGGAGAACAGGGACCTTTTCCTGCTCGACGTGCGGGATATCAATAACCGCGAAGATGTCGGATATATCCCGGGTTCGGCGCATATTTACGCGGGGGAGCTCCCGGACCGTGCATGCGAGGTCCCGAAGGACAGGCTCGTCGTCGTCTATTGCGATGCGGGGTACAAAGGCTCGCTCGGGGCGAGCATCCTCTCCCGGCTCGGGTACCCCTCGGTGGTCAACCTGCTCGGCGGGATGGGGGCCTGGATAAAGGCAGGATACCCGGTCGCCGGGAAAAATACGGGAAAATAG
- a CDS encoding thioredoxin domain-containing protein: MRSDDPIGIGPGGGSRHRNRLAGEKSPYLLQHATNPVDWYPWSDEAFSRASDEDKPVFLSIGYATCHWCHVMERESFEDEEVALALNSRFISVKVDREERPDIDQVYMNVCQMLTGSGGWPLSIFMTPDKKPFYAATYIPRRAAGGRPGILEILDRIADLWKSDRDRAVAAAGEITRSLREGPGRAPVRRPDVNLMAQASADLRLAFDHSFGGFGGAPKFPMFHTLMMLLRVHHRSGDSAAMSMVEKSLDMMHQGGIYDHLGYGFHRYSTDYRWLVPHFEKMLYDQALGIMAYTETFLVTREPRYRKIALECLEFVKNDLTSPEGAFYSAIDADSEGKEGKYYLWTRDDIDRALGPGEAALVKKIYRVQSGGNFVDPFAGGRTGENILYLSAPLDEHARSMGIPRSMLEERLGSARKKLLATRRERVPPLRDDKVLTDWNGLMIAAASRAGAAFGDPGIVGAAEHAAGFLRDRLLCAEGRLLHRFREGDAGIEGKAPDYAFSIFGMIELYQASGDYGHLETALAMEHYFSSHFWDSSSGGYFMTPETEKDLITRPKELHGGAIPSYNGVACHNLFRLSLITGDRKYEARGREILRRTGGVLHSSPSAFPFMIMGIDLMKGPSGRVLVAGGKHDPAASRLCDVIRTGFYPRTVLARVDPAVALPDIDGGATYHGKDGAAAAYLCVDQSCRTPVTGEDALLALLSESGA, encoded by the coding sequence ATGAGGAGCGATGACCCCATCGGGATCGGCCCCGGGGGAGGTTCCCGGCACCGGAACCGCCTCGCAGGCGAGAAGAGCCCGTATCTCCTCCAGCACGCGACCAACCCGGTCGACTGGTATCCCTGGAGCGACGAGGCCTTCTCCCGCGCATCGGATGAAGACAAACCGGTATTTCTCTCCATCGGGTACGCCACCTGCCACTGGTGCCACGTAATGGAACGGGAGTCGTTCGAGGACGAGGAGGTCGCTCTGGCGCTGAACAGTCGTTTTATCTCCGTGAAGGTAGACCGCGAGGAACGCCCGGATATCGACCAGGTCTACATGAACGTATGCCAGATGCTGACCGGGAGCGGGGGCTGGCCGCTCTCCATCTTCATGACCCCTGATAAAAAGCCCTTCTACGCCGCAACGTATATCCCCCGGCGGGCGGCGGGAGGCAGGCCGGGAATCCTGGAAATCCTCGACAGGATCGCGGATCTGTGGAAATCTGACCGCGACAGGGCCGTCGCCGCGGCAGGCGAGATCACCCGCTCGCTCCGGGAGGGGCCGGGGAGAGCCCCGGTGCGAAGGCCGGACGTGAACCTGATGGCACAGGCCTCAGCAGACCTCAGACTTGCGTTCGATCACTCGTTCGGCGGTTTCGGAGGCGCCCCGAAGTTCCCCATGTTCCATACTCTCATGATGCTGCTCCGCGTCCACCACAGGTCTGGCGATTCTGCGGCCATGTCGATGGTCGAAAAAAGCCTGGATATGATGCACCAGGGGGGGATCTATGATCATCTGGGGTACGGGTTCCACCGTTATTCCACGGATTATCGCTGGCTGGTCCCGCATTTCGAAAAGATGCTCTACGACCAGGCACTGGGAATAATGGCATATACGGAAACATTCCTCGTCACGCGGGAACCACGATACCGGAAAATCGCTCTCGAATGCCTTGAATTTGTGAAGAACGACCTCACTTCCCCGGAAGGGGCGTTTTATTCGGCGATCGATGCGGACAGTGAAGGGAAAGAAGGTAAGTACTATCTCTGGACGCGGGATGACATCGACCGGGCCCTCGGACCCGGGGAGGCGGCGCTCGTAAAGAAGATCTACCGGGTGCAAAGCGGAGGGAACTTCGTAGATCCATTCGCAGGCGGGCGGACCGGAGAAAATATCCTCTATCTCTCCGCCCCTCTCGACGAACATGCCAGGTCGATGGGGATTCCGCGTTCCATGCTCGAAGAACGGCTGGGATCCGCGAGGAAGAAACTCCTCGCAACACGGCGGGAAAGGGTCCCCCCGCTCCGGGACGACAAGGTCCTCACCGACTGGAACGGCCTTATGATCGCCGCCGCATCACGTGCCGGTGCGGCGTTCGGCGATCCAGGAATCGTCGGGGCAGCGGAACATGCGGCGGGGTTCCTTCGCGACCGCCTCCTTTGCGCCGAAGGGAGGCTGCTCCATCGTTTCCGCGAAGGAGATGCAGGAATTGAGGGGAAAGCACCGGATTACGCCTTTTCCATCTTTGGGATGATCGAACTGTACCAGGCTTCGGGTGATTACGGCCACCTGGAGACCGCCCTTGCCATGGAACACTATTTCTCCTCACACTTCTGGGACAGCTCTTCTGGCGGCTACTTCATGACGCCGGAAACGGAAAAAGACCTGATAACGCGCCCGAAAGAGCTCCATGGCGGCGCGATCCCCTCCTATAACGGGGTCGCATGCCACAATCTTTTCCGCCTCTCCCTGATCACCGGGGACCGGAAGTACGAGGCCAGGGGCCGGGAGATCCTTCGCCGGACGGGCGGGGTGCTCCACTCCTCTCCCTCGGCCTTTCCGTTCATGATCATGGGCATCGACCTGATGAAGGGTCCTTCCGGAAGAGTGCTCGTCGCCGGCGGAAAACACGACCCCGCCGCGAGCCGGCTCTGCGATGTGATCAGGACAGGTTTTTATCCCAGGACCGTCCTGGCAAGGGTAGACCCGGCTGTCGCACTACCGGATATAGACGGGGGTGCCACGTACCACGGAAAAGATGGCGCCGCGGCAGCCTACCTCTGCGTTGACCAGTCCTGTAGGACACCTGTCACCGGGGAAGACGCGCTCCTGGCCCTCCTCAGCGAGTCGGGAGCGTAG